ATCAAGCCTATAATTTGGCGAGTTCAATGATTAGTAAGATTTTAGTGCAAATGGATTCAACCCGAGGGGAGGATCCCAAACAAATCAATGAAGCATTTGGAGTTTTGGTTTCATTGGTTGAAAATTTTTTAAATATTGAACTTCAGGAAGATTACATAAAGCATTTGATGGTTGTTATAGATCAAATTGATGCTAAACTTGTAAATTATGGTCAGGTATCAATATATCAAGAATACATTGGGAGATTAGAGAATTTGAGAGGGTTTTTATTGATTGCTTTGGCCAATTTACAGCTTGATGCCCATGCAAAAGAAAAGTATTATCGATTGGCAATCACCAATTTTAGACAAGCTGAAAGTAAATTTTATGAATTGCAAGATTATGCAAGGGTTGCGATTATAAAAAGGAATTTGACTTATGTTTATTTTAAAACTTTAGAATTTGATAAAGGGATTGAGGCGGGCAGAGCTGGTATTCAGGTCTTGGAAAAACTTTCTGACCCAACACATTTTAATAACATTCCAATGTATTTAGGATTGGGAGCAAATTTGTACAAGGCCAACAAGCTTGATTCTGCAAGCATGGCTTATTTTCAAGCACTTTTGTTATTCGGTCCCAATCTTAAACCAGGAGAACTGCCGAATATTGGTGTATTCAGAATCGACTATAAATCAAGTCTTGTATTACTTGGTTCTATTGGAAGACTCCGACTCCGATTGGCTCAGGACAGTCTTGCCCTCTTGCCTTACGCCAATGCTGCCTATGATACCTTGTTTGCATTGATCAATGATTTGCGTGCAAACTTAATCAACGACGAGGCCAAGATGTTGTTGGCAAAACAATCCCAGGAATGGTTGCCGGATGCATTTGAGGATATCAAACAGCTTTATTATTTATCCAAAGATTCTTTTTATCTGGAGCAAGCTTTTAAAATTGCCGAACAGGGAAAAGCTTTCTCTTTGTTGGAAGCTTCACGATTGAAGAATGCTTCTGAGTTGTTGTCTAAAGAATTGCAAAGAAATCAGGAAGAACTAAATCAACTTGAATTAAAAGCCGTTAATGGATCAGATTCAGTGAAACATGTTGTCGAACAAAAGAAAATAGCTTTCTTGTCAAAACTAAAAAAACAAGCTCCGGACTATTTTGCACTTAAATTCAAGGGCCCCGACATCAGCATTAGTGCCATCCAGCAAAGTTTATTGGACAGCAATCAAGCCATGCTACAGTATTTTGTGCAGGAGGAGCGACTCAATGTATTCGTATTGACCAAAGATTTATTTGCTTTGGATACCATTCCAATTCATAAGGACGAACTCTACTCTTTAATCGATCAGTTCTATGACAACATCAATCCGGAAAATGAACAGGGAAGTGTAGATCCACTCAAATCGAAAAAATTTATCGAAGCCTCCAACACACTTTATCGAAACCTATTGGGAAAAACCATGGCTCAGTACACCTTACCCGAGCGACTAATCATAATACCTGATGGCAGACTCAATGATCTTTCGTTTGATGCCTTGTTGTGTAAAGTGGACGAACCGGGTAATGATCTGGTCCTGCAAGCCAAAAGTCAGAATTATCTGATACAGAACAAATCCATTAGCTACTGCTTTTCTGCCAGTCTGCTCCAGGAGATGAAGCTGCGTTCGGTAAATTCAAATCTTTCCAATCAACTCGCTTTGTTTGCTCCTGTATTTCAAAAGGAGTCCACCACACTTCCTTTTATGGTAAATCAGGAAGCAGAAGTTAAGAGCATTCAGTCACAGGTGTCCGATGCAAAGTTGAATCCTGAATCGAGCAAAGAGGAATTTTTAAAAGCCATCCAGAAATACAATTATCTCCATCTCTGCGCGCATGGTTTTGTTTCTCAGGATCCGGATCAGAGTTTTATTGCCTTTCGTCAAAATTCTACCACACCCGATACCACTCAGTTTTTCTATTTGGAGGAGCTCTATCACCACAAATTGAATCAGGAGCTCATTACCCTGACCGCTTGTGAGACCGCCCTGGGCGAGCACATGGAAGGAGAGGGAAACATCAGTCTGGCCAGAGGATTTGCCTACGCCGGAGTAAAATCATTTATCACCACGCTTTGGAAAATTCAGACCAGCGGAGCTGCACAGATCGTTCCGGCCTTTTACAAGTATTTTCTCAAAGAAAAAATGCCCAAGGATGTGGCATTGGCCACCAGCAAAAGAGATTTTCTGAATGCCGGTAAAGGAGTATATCCTGAAAACTGGGCAGGCATGATCCTGATTGGCAATACGGCTCCAGCGGCTGTTGATCAGGACAATAACTGGTGGATGTTTGTTTCGTTGGTCATCCTTCTTCTTGTCTTATTACTGTGGCAGGTTTTCAAGCGCAGATAGCACATTCCAAAAGATTTCTAAAAAACGAACAGCCGGCAAACCCAATGTTTTTATCTTTGCGCCTCATTGGGTGTTTAGCTCAGTTGGTTCAGAGCGCCGCCTTGACAGGGCGGAGGTCGGCAGTTCGAGCCTGCCAACACCCACTTTTTTTTATCATAAACAATAGACTGCAATGAAAATCCATCCAATCTTTCTTTTGGTTCTCTCTTTTACTAGCTTTGGTTTTATCCAATCCAGTTTCGCTCAATCCAAAACGGTGAATGTCAAAGAATTGATGGATAAAAAACCGGGAATTCTGATTGACGTGCGCAGCATCGAAGAATGGAATGCAGGTCATCACCAACTTGCAAAACATTACGATTGGAGCAATGGCGATTTTGAAAAAGCCAGTGTCAATTTTGATAAGAACAAGACCTATTATCTCTATTGCGCTGCTGGACGTAGAGCCGGAGACGCCGCTGAGTTCTTAAAAAAGAAGGGATTCAAAAATGCGGTAAACCTTGGCGGTTTGAGCAATCTGAAGTAGGAATATAAAATATTGATATAAAATATTTTATATATTTGATTAATATTTAATGTAATTAATTTTGAATTCTAGCTGGAATACCAGACAGGTTTCCCGGCCCAATTCTCAAGAACCCGAAAAGGCCATTTTAGTGGGTCTGATCTTGCCGGGTCAATCGGAGGCATTGGTGCAGGAGCATCTGGATGAATTGGAGTTTCTCGCCCTCACGGCCGGTGCCCTGGTGATCAAGCGGTACATCCAAAAACTAAACGGACCCGACAGCCGTACCTACATCGGCAAAGGAAAGGTGGAGGAAATAGCGGCTTACATTGATTTGTTTCCGGCGGACATGGTCATTTTTGACGATGATCTGAGTGGCAAGCAACAAAATATTCTGGAAGAAATTCTGAAAGTAAAAATCATCGACCGCAGCTTTTTGATCCTGGATATTTTTGCGAGCAGGGCACAAACCGCACAGGCGCGCACCCAGGTAGAACTGGCCCAACTCCAGTACATTTACCCAAAGCTGAGAGGGATGTGGACCCACCTTGAAAGACAGCGCGGGGGCATCGGGATGCGGGGGCCGGGCGAACAGGAAATCGAAACAGACCGCAGGATCGTCAAGGAAAAGATTGCCATTCTCAAGAAAAAACTGGAAAAAATCGATCTTCAAAACGTAACCCAGAGGAAAAACAGAGACGAGATGATCAGGGTTTCTCTGGTAGGTTATACCAATGTGGGTAAATCCACGCTCATGAATCTGGTGAGTAAATCGGATGTCTTTGCTGAGAATAAATTGTTTGCCACCCTGGATACGACCGTGCGCAAAGTCGTCTGGGATGCCATGCCTTTTTTAATGTCGGACACCGTTGGATTTATCCGAAAACTTCCTCATCATTTGATCGAAAGTTTTAAGTCCACCCTGGACGAGGTACGGGAAAGTGATATACTCTTGCATGTGATTGATGTAGCCCATCCGGCTTTTAAGGATCAGATTCAGACGGTTCAAAAAACTTTGGAGGACATGGGCCTGAAGGAAAAAAAGCTCATCATGATTTTCAATAAGATGGACCGATGGAGAGAAATCACTTTCGACGATTATGTGGATCAGGCCACCAAAAATCAGATCGAAGCAGATCTAAAGGACAGTCTTCAAAACAAATACAAGGTTCAAATGGAATTTATTTCGGCAAAGTCCATGGAAAACATCGAAAATCTCAGGGTTTTGTTGAAGGCTGAAATCGAGAAAATGTATGCAATCCGGTATCCGTATCGGGCGAAGAAGTTTTAAAGGAAGGGAGTAAGTATTTAGTTTTTAGCCTTGCAGTTTTCATCAGCGTGAGCCCAAAAAACTGACTGAGCACCGGGAGAAAAACTGTTGGGCAGTTGAGACTTTGAGCGGTTTGGAAAGAATGAATGGGAAACCGGCATTCTACAATTTGTTTTTAAATTTATACCAGATCAAATAATCAGGCATCGGCTTTGATCCAGAGTTTTAGTTTGCGGTCAAATTCGCTGCATTGCAGTTGGTAGCTGGCCGGAATCTCTTTCAGATGACTAAAATAAGTGACCAGTCTGGTACCCTGGGGCATTCCATCCAGTTGCTCCCTGACATGCTCAGAATACCGATTGTACAAGTCGCGGTGAAGCAGGAGGCTGTCATCGATTCTCTCTTCGACCGATAGATTTTCGTGGAAAGAATTGAAAAAATAAAATGCCTCGAAATCCCTGAAAGAAATGTCCAGGACATTCGCATGAATCATCTCCACCCTGGAGATTTTAAAACGCTCGCAAACGCCTCTGGCGATGCTGCAAAGATCCAGTCTTTGTTCGACCCCGTAATAATAAGCATCGGAGCAAACGGCCCCAATGGTACAGAACTTGCCGGCGCCCGCGCCGATGTCCAATATTTTCGAGACCCCGGGATGGGAAAGCCATTCGACAGCCTGTTTGCTCACCTCGAGGGGAGAGAAATGGGTCAGGGCCAATTTGCGGATCGCGGGCGGATAGATTTTATTGAATTCCGCATCGGAGATCTGCTGGCCGGATTGAATGAGTTTGAGAAGCATGGGCTTGTACAGACGATGGATGGACATGGTCCAATGAGGGCAAAATTAATTCAATCCCCGGAAGGGCTTCTCATCCATGGAAAAATTCTAACTTTGCCCAGACAAAAGGGAGCAGCACAGGCCGATGCATCTTGATTCGCTTCAAAGATTGTATCAAGCTCACAGTCAGTCGAATACAGAGAAGTATCCAAAAACTGACGGAGGCGAAGCCATTTAAAATTTTGAGAAATCCGGATTCTTTTATTCATCTGCCCCTGTGGAAGGCAGGGCATCAATTGTCGGGTGCATTGCATTGGCTCAGACCAGTGGAATATAGCCCGCGAATGGCAAAGCTACTTGTATGATTCTTAATGGGCGTTGATCCAAGAATCGTCCAGCAATACCCTGGACATGCATCTTCAAAGACCACTGAAATTTATACCCATATTGCAGATAAGTTTAAATTTGAAATAAAAAGCCCAATCGATGAAAAAGATGGCTAATACCATTATTATATTTGCAATACCTACGAAATTTCGAAAGTATAGATGTTAGAGGTAAGCGGCTCAGGACAATAACGACAATGAAATTTTTACATAACAAAACTTCTTTCAATTTTATCAACAGAACTCTTGGATAGACAATTATCAGTTTGGGACCAAACAATAAACTTCAACTGACTAACTGTGCAGTGGAACGCCATTAAAATAGTACTTATGCAGCACCTTATAGAATTGAAGTATGTCTTTATCCTTGCCATGTTGTTAACATGTTCTGTAAGTTTAGGTCAAAATATCAAGTCCGACTTTAGCCACGTAGAAATTGTCTTGGATTCGGCTTCTTTTGAAAAACTAGTCGCAAACGATTTTATTAAGAACAAATTAGCGTCTTGTATCTATGATACGATGTTGCTTTCTCCGTTGGTACTTAGTTATTACATAAATGGTCAAAATAATTTTATCCACTTCAACCCTAGCAGAGGGTACTTTGCTACACAACGAGGCACAGCTTACCTGATTTTCCAGACACGAAGACCCGGACAAGGAAAACTATTGGAACAACAGTGGCGTATGGTTGCCAAAGACTCTATTGTCTCTTATGATTTTGTGGGGTCAGATTTTACATTAACCGAAATCGTGTATAATCACCATGACCGTCTTAGTAATAAGCTGGACAATCACCTAATACCAATGTTGAGTTCTTACTCAGTTGAGAGTTTTCGGAAATGGGGACTCGGTGATTCTGTAGAAGTTAGCGTCAAGCAATTTTTATCAAGTTCGATAAGCAAAAATAAACTGTTTGAAAAAATAGTTTCTATTGAGTTGGCAATTTCACAAAAAGAGCTGAGAGACCTCATTCCTGTTTTGGAGCTAGTCGGATACAGAAAAAAGAAAAACAAATTTATTAAGCCAAATGAACCGACAATATCTTATATTATAAGCAATCAGCTAAATGAACCAAAAATTAAAAAATTGACCTTAGTTCTTACCGAGGATGTCGGTAACCAAAACTTTGACTTTGGAGGGGTAATTTTTACAATTGTGAAAAATAGAGCACAGTTTATCTTTTGACCACACAACTGCAAGCACGGGATATGCGGAAGTGGACAGATAATAACAGAATTAAACTTACAAAAATATGGACGGCTTACGAAGCCACCAGCTGCTACCAAAATGCTTATGCAATGGCGGTATTTGGTGTAAATTTGTATCTTTAGTTTTCAACCAAGGGTTTTGTCACAGTTGACAGTGACGGGTAGAACGCGGTAAACATTCCGCTATGCTTCATTTTTTAGCGCTCCTATTCCCTCCACTGCATTAGCACATAAGTTATGTGGATAGCTTAAATAAAAGTGGAACTAAATTTCAGTTGCAAATGTTAGTTGTAGTATATTTGCAGTGTGAGTAAATTTCAAAAAATAGTAGATCGTTTAATAAGTGGTTCAGGAACAATTACTTATGCTGAATTGGTCTATATTTTATCAAAATTTGGTTATAAAGAAATCAAAATAGGTAAAACAAGTGGTTCTCGGGTTGCTTTTTATAATGACTCTAAAAGGTTATTGATTAGATTGCACAAACCACACCCTGGAAACGAATTAAAAGAATATCAAACCAAGCTCATTCGAACTCATCTTGAACAAAATAAACTATTATGATAGATAGATTGGTATTTGAAGATTTTATTGGATCAGTCCACTTCTCTTCTGCGGACGAAACATTCTTTGGAAAACTTGAAGGAGTAAATGATTTAGTAACATTCGAAGGATCTTCAGTAAAAGAATTAAAAAAGTCATTTAAAGAAGCAGTATTGGATTATAAAGCCTTGTGTGAAGAAACAGGAAAAAATGTAAACAAATCATTTAAAGGATCTTTTAATGTTAGAATTGACCCTAAACTTCATGAACTAGCTTACATCAAAGCAACCAAAGAAGGCATTAGCCTTAATCAATTTGTTCAAGATGCTATGAAAAAACAACTCGTAAAATGAA
This window of the Saprospiraceae bacterium genome carries:
- a CDS encoding type II toxin-antitoxin system HicB family antitoxin; amino-acid sequence: MIDRLVFEDFIGSVHFSSADETFFGKLEGVNDLVTFEGSSVKELKKSFKEAVLDYKALCEETGKNVNKSFKGSFNVRIDPKLHELAYIKATKEGISLNQFVQDAMKKQLVK
- a CDS encoding CHAT domain-containing protein, coding for MINVAKFNLELENNVNVTDSNWIVRAGLILDGNFDGFQKDSNFLFLADKFHNKGREIMDLNLKNARTCFFAAVKLRRHFYQSSNQYDVLRAYYNIGSCYFHESYYSEAIAYFDSIQLYSAEAGFYLSNLALILKLQTLNQLNEFDQAYNLASSMISKILVQMDSTRGEDPKQINEAFGVLVSLVENFLNIELQEDYIKHLMVVIDQIDAKLVNYGQVSIYQEYIGRLENLRGFLLIALANLQLDAHAKEKYYRLAITNFRQAESKFYELQDYARVAIIKRNLTYVYFKTLEFDKGIEAGRAGIQVLEKLSDPTHFNNIPMYLGLGANLYKANKLDSASMAYFQALLLFGPNLKPGELPNIGVFRIDYKSSLVLLGSIGRLRLRLAQDSLALLPYANAAYDTLFALINDLRANLINDEAKMLLAKQSQEWLPDAFEDIKQLYYLSKDSFYLEQAFKIAEQGKAFSLLEASRLKNASELLSKELQRNQEELNQLELKAVNGSDSVKHVVEQKKIAFLSKLKKQAPDYFALKFKGPDISISAIQQSLLDSNQAMLQYFVQEERLNVFVLTKDLFALDTIPIHKDELYSLIDQFYDNINPENEQGSVDPLKSKKFIEASNTLYRNLLGKTMAQYTLPERLIIIPDGRLNDLSFDALLCKVDEPGNDLVLQAKSQNYLIQNKSISYCFSASLLQEMKLRSVNSNLSNQLALFAPVFQKESTTLPFMVNQEAEVKSIQSQVSDAKLNPESSKEEFLKAIQKYNYLHLCAHGFVSQDPDQSFIAFRQNSTTPDTTQFFYLEELYHHKLNQELITLTACETALGEHMEGEGNISLARGFAYAGVKSFITTLWKIQTSGAAQIVPAFYKYFLKEKMPKDVALATSKRDFLNAGKGVYPENWAGMILIGNTAPAAVDQDNNWWMFVSLVILLLVLLLWQVFKRR
- a CDS encoding SAM-dependent methyltransferase, which encodes MSIHRLYKPMLLKLIQSGQQISDAEFNKIYPPAIRKLALTHFSPLEVSKQAVEWLSHPGVSKILDIGAGAGKFCTIGAVCSDAYYYGVEQRLDLCSIARGVCERFKISRVEMIHANVLDISFRDFEAFYFFNSFHENLSVEERIDDSLLLHRDLYNRYSEHVREQLDGMPQGTRLVTYFSHLKEIPASYQLQCSEFDRKLKLWIKADA
- a CDS encoding type II toxin-antitoxin system HicA family toxin — encoded protein: MSKFQKIVDRLISGSGTITYAELVYILSKFGYKEIKIGKTSGSRVAFYNDSKRLLIRLHKPHPGNELKEYQTKLIRTHLEQNKLL
- the hflX gene encoding GTPase HflX, producing the protein MNSSWNTRQVSRPNSQEPEKAILVGLILPGQSEALVQEHLDELEFLALTAGALVIKRYIQKLNGPDSRTYIGKGKVEEIAAYIDLFPADMVIFDDDLSGKQQNILEEILKVKIIDRSFLILDIFASRAQTAQARTQVELAQLQYIYPKLRGMWTHLERQRGGIGMRGPGEQEIETDRRIVKEKIAILKKKLEKIDLQNVTQRKNRDEMIRVSLVGYTNVGKSTLMNLVSKSDVFAENKLFATLDTTVRKVVWDAMPFLMSDTVGFIRKLPHHLIESFKSTLDEVRESDILLHVIDVAHPAFKDQIQTVQKTLEDMGLKEKKLIMIFNKMDRWREITFDDYVDQATKNQIEADLKDSLQNKYKVQMEFISAKSMENIENLRVLLKAEIEKMYAIRYPYRAKKF
- a CDS encoding rhodanese-like domain-containing protein, whose protein sequence is MKIHPIFLLVLSFTSFGFIQSSFAQSKTVNVKELMDKKPGILIDVRSIEEWNAGHHQLAKHYDWSNGDFEKASVNFDKNKTYYLYCAAGRRAGDAAEFLKKKGFKNAVNLGGLSNLK